The Magnolia sinica isolate HGM2019 chromosome 9, MsV1, whole genome shotgun sequence genome contains a region encoding:
- the LOC131255242 gene encoding uncharacterized protein LOC131255242, whose translation MFRDLDRKTKGDNIFIKLDMEKAYDRLYWCFLLHVLRRFGSGDKWITMVEKCWSNSWFSVLLNGEACDFFQSTRGLRQRDPISPGLFILSAEVLSRGFSNLMSSGNCLPCHTCRDCPTVSRILFANDTLLLANGAMKPCVVSSLSWTATIGPRAKNVTPVRVSSSFTPINLKREAATDIPLSILRELDRACADFFWGWEGDRKRYHWVSWNRISYPRLEGGLGVRSLTSVMRAFRSKMAWNIMYRVAGSAWASFMKQKYKADINSSSLSLSPPPSRASPLWKAIRKLFAFVTTHSRLIVVSGCCDFWRDDWTSLSPLQDWMLPQIHSRQNSVQAAQSLQVNQLIDPSGWKDIATAIYLLPSSILDHVTNEGICTSEAINKRIWVKSKSGDCTLADIPFPRPVKGPPALNSSSSRLQDTPLLSPPPPILKIGMIIQAVVQLPIGDQISENGTFDKYPRCHMDICIGLLDSDCML comes from the exons ATGTTTAGGGACCTTGACAGGAAGACCAAAGGGGATAACATCTTCATCAAGTTGGATATGGAAAAAGCTTATGACAGGTTATATTGGTGTTTTCTTCTGCACGTCCTTCGTCGCTTTGGATCTGGGGACAAATGGATCACCATGGTCGAAAAATGCTGGTCGAATTCATGGTTCTCGGTCCTGCTGAACGGTGAAGCTTGCGACTTCTTTCAATCCACTAGAGGCCTTAGGCAGAGAGACCCAATCTCACCGGGCCTCTTCATCCTGTCGGCTGAAGTTCTAAGTAGGGGCTTCTCTAATCTGATGTCCAGCGGAAATTGCCTGCCTTGCCATACCTGCAGGGACTGCCCCACCGTTTCCCGCATTCTCTTTGCAAACGACACTTTGCTGCTTGCAAATGGGGCCATGAAACCCTGCGTCGTATCCAGTCTTTCTTGGACCGCTACTATAGGGCCTCGGGCCAAAAATGTAACACCCGTAAGAGTTTCTTCATCCTTCACGCCTATCAATCTGAAGCGAGAAGCAG CCACTGATATCCCTCTCTCCATTTTAAGAGAACTGGACAGAGCATGTGCTGATTTCTTTTGGGGCTGGGAGGGGGATAGAAAACGCTATCACTGGGTCAGTTGGAATCGTATATCTTACCCAAGATTGGAGGGTGGCTTGGGGGTCCGAAGCCTAACCAGCGTTATGCGTGCTTTCAGGTCGAAGATGGCTTGGAACATCATGTACAGGGTAGCTGGCAGTGCCTGGGCGTCTTTCATGAAGCAGAAATACAAGGCTGATATtaactcttcctctctctctctctctccccctccttcCCGGGCCTCACCACTGTGGAAGGCAATCAGGAAACTATTTGCCTTTGTGACGACCCACTCCAGACTCATTGTTGTTAGTGGCTGCTGCGATTTCTGGCGAGATGATTGGACCAGCCTCAGCCCTCTACAAGACTGGATGCTCCCTCAGATTCACTCTCGGCAGAACTCGGTGCAGGCCGCTCAGTCCCTTCAGGTAAACCAGCTCATTGATCCTTCGGGGTGGAAGGACATTGCTACGGCCATCTACCTGCTCCCTTCATCCATCCTTGACCATGTCACCAATGAGGGTATTTGCACTTCGGAGGCCATCAACAAGAGAATCTGGGTTAAGTCTAAAAGCGGAGACTGCACG TTGGCGGATATTCCGTTTCCCCGGCCTGTCAAAGGACCACCGGCCTTGAATTCTAGCTCTTCTCGCCTACAAGACACCCCACTGCTTTCACCTCCACCTCCCATCCTGAAAATTGGCATGATAATACAGGCTGTGGTGCAGTTGCCTATAGGTGATCAGATCTCTGAAAATGGTACTTTTGATAAGTACCCACGTTGTCACATGGACATTTGTATAGGGTTGCTGGACTCGGATTGCATGCTGTAG